One window of Lytechinus variegatus isolate NC3 chromosome 2, Lvar_3.0, whole genome shotgun sequence genomic DNA carries:
- the LOC121408049 gene encoding uncharacterized protein LOC121408049 → MPRKTPKYIKKRNFFRGTPYHVMKKLKNREEEVHEAAPVLESKLSLKTMKSPDLPESGPTCQDLRMDLDGFYVISGKRLASALQRTHVCQGGHLIPLEDLSKREELICTLVLRCSICSKEEEFCTSEKTFEGPRKSAEINR, encoded by the exons ATGCCTCGCAAAACcccaaaatatataaagaagaGGAATTTCTTTAGAGGAACACCATACCATGTCATGAAGAAGCTGAAAAATAGGGAGGAGGAGGTGCATGAAGCAGCACCAGTATTAGAAAGCAAGCTATCCCTCAAAACCATGAAGAGCCCTGATCTACCAGAAAGTGGTCCCACATGCCAAGATTTACGTATGGATCTTGATGGTTTTTACGTGATCAGTGGGAAACGGCTTGCATCTGCTTTGCAAAGGACACATGTGTGCCAAGGAG GGCACCTGATTCCTTTGGAAGATTTGTCAAAGAGGGAGGAGCTGATTTGCACCCTGGTCCTTCGATGCTCCATCTGCAGCAAAGAGGAGGAGTTTTGTACCTCGGAGAAAACATTTGAAGGGCCACGGAAGTCTGCCGAGATTAACAGATGA